In one Natronosalvus amylolyticus genomic region, the following are encoded:
- a CDS encoding ArsR family transcriptional regulator — MHPPGHQNESGGRWHLLQAVTVTSRANIIADIVGHPQGAPSVDELDKTNPSLEKDTIRGHLAVLKEVGVVSELTIPAGERTRGYPYKFYQLTQRARDLFDENDLFPEDAWQRQYERLTKDARMRELEEMPRPTPDPKTRDGSDELTAD; from the coding sequence ATGCACCCACCAGGCCACCAAAACGAGAGTGGCGGCCGCTGGCACCTCCTTCAGGCGGTGACCGTCACGAGTCGAGCCAACATCATCGCCGACATCGTTGGCCATCCCCAGGGCGCACCCAGCGTCGACGAACTCGACAAGACCAATCCGAGCCTCGAGAAAGACACCATCAGAGGCCACCTCGCCGTCCTCAAAGAGGTCGGCGTCGTCTCCGAACTCACGATTCCAGCCGGCGAACGAACTCGAGGCTATCCCTACAAGTTCTATCAACTCACCCAACGGGCTCGAGACCTGTTCGACGAAAACGACCTCTTTCCCGAGGACGCCTGGCAACGACAGTACGAGCGACTGACCAAAGACGCCCGCATGCGCGAACTCGAGGAGATGCCACGCCCGACACCGGACCCCAAAACACGCGACGGAAGCGACGAGCTAACCGCTGATTGA
- a CDS encoding site-specific integrase: MGWCTEQVPEAIVLPTRDGVARDSAIDPDRVASILDDLERYHYASIDHVLLALIWTCSMRISGVRTLDVKDVHHLDRWCNVAHRPDTGTPLKNKEKSEREVNLHGWVADILNAWINDRRPDVTDPHGREPLLGSNHGRLARSSIRRRIYALTACGGIDDGCTCEAKRNSKCNESVSPHDIRRSSISAWLDNGVDPSLLSQRVDTSQETMEQHYDIRSPSQKRKLRRDAFDM, encoded by the coding sequence ATGGGGTGGTGTACGGAACAGGTTCCGGAGGCAATAGTGCTGCCAACTCGGGACGGAGTAGCACGCGACTCGGCGATTGATCCAGACCGTGTCGCATCTATCCTTGATGATTTAGAACGTTATCATTACGCATCAATCGACCACGTTCTCTTAGCACTCATCTGGACGTGTTCAATGCGAATCTCTGGGGTGCGAACGCTGGACGTCAAGGACGTACATCACTTAGATCGATGGTGCAATGTTGCCCACCGACCGGATACCGGGACTCCACTCAAAAATAAGGAGAAGAGTGAACGAGAAGTGAATCTACACGGATGGGTCGCGGATATACTCAACGCGTGGATCAACGATCGTCGCCCCGACGTAACCGACCCACATGGCCGGGAACCCCTACTCGGATCGAATCACGGTCGTCTTGCCCGCTCATCAATCCGGCGCAGAATCTACGCACTAACGGCGTGCGGTGGGATTGATGACGGGTGCACGTGCGAAGCTAAGCGCAACAGTAAGTGCAACGAGTCGGTATCACCGCATGACATCCGCCGCTCTTCAATTAGCGCGTGGCTTGACAACGGCGTAGACCCGTCGCTTCTATCTCAACGAGTAGATACTTCTCAGGAAACGATGGAACAGCATTACGACATCCGATCCCCATCGCAGAAGCGAAAGTTACGAAGGGACGCGTTCGATATGTAG